From the Vibrio algarum genome, one window contains:
- a CDS encoding glycoside hydrolase family 130 protein — MMNIFENRMAALKAEFKANTEYKNNPVKPGNGLFFRHEKPVLTAQHAPIHWRYDLNPSSNPFLMERLGINAVLNPGAIELNGKFYLVARVEGYDRKSFFAVAESQNGIDGFMFWEEPCIIPETNEPDTNVYDMRLVKHEDGYIYGLFCTERKDPDATPGDESAALAQCGIVRTKDLKSWERLADLKTNSAQQRNVVLHPELIEGKYALYTRPQDSFIEAGTGGGIGMGFTDSMVDAVVDMEHVIDPKTYHTIKESKNGQGPAPIKTAKGWLHIAHGVRNTAAGLRYVLYCFMTSLENPMQVTHRPSGYFLAPEGEERVGDVSNVVFSNGLIATEKGDVFVYYASSDTRCHVLTTTVDKLVDYVLNTPEDPLTSASCVEQRINMIRNNRKYI, encoded by the coding sequence ATGATGAATATATTTGAAAACAGAATGGCTGCATTAAAAGCGGAATTCAAAGCAAATACTGAATATAAAAACAATCCAGTTAAGCCGGGTAATGGTTTATTTTTTCGCCATGAGAAGCCAGTATTAACTGCTCAGCATGCTCCTATCCATTGGAGATATGATCTTAATCCAAGTTCAAATCCATTCTTGATGGAAAGGCTTGGTATTAACGCAGTATTAAATCCTGGTGCGATTGAATTGAATGGCAAATTTTATTTGGTTGCTAGAGTCGAAGGTTACGACAGAAAATCATTTTTTGCAGTGGCTGAAAGTCAGAACGGTATTGATGGTTTTATGTTTTGGGAAGAACCTTGTATTATTCCAGAAACAAATGAACCAGATACCAACGTTTACGACATGCGTTTAGTTAAGCACGAAGATGGGTATATTTATGGTCTATTTTGTACTGAGCGAAAGGACCCTGACGCGACTCCGGGCGATGAATCTGCAGCGTTAGCTCAATGTGGAATTGTCAGAACAAAGGACCTTAAGAGTTGGGAGCGACTTGCTGACCTGAAAACTAACTCTGCTCAACAACGTAATGTTGTACTCCATCCGGAGTTAATTGAAGGGAAATATGCTCTTTATACTCGACCGCAAGATAGCTTTATTGAGGCTGGAACTGGTGGCGGCATTGGTATGGGATTCACAGATAGTATGGTGGATGCGGTAGTTGATATGGAACATGTGATTGATCCTAAAACTTATCATACTATTAAAGAGTCTAAAAATGGACAAGGCCCAGCACCTATTAAGACTGCTAAAGGGTGGTTACATATTGCGCATGGTGTGCGTAATACTGCAGCAGGGTTAAGGTACGTATTGTATTGCTTTATGACATCGTTAGAAAATCCAATGCAGGTGACTCATAGACCAAGCGGTTACTTTCTTGCACCAGAAGGAGAAGAGAGAGTCGGAGATGTATCTAATGTGGTATTTTCTAATGGTTTAATTGCAACAGAAAAAGGCGATGTTTTTGTATACTATGCTTCTTCAGATACTCGTTGCCACGTCCTGACAACGACTGTAGATAAGTTAGTCGATTACGTTCTTAATACACCCGAAGATCCGCTCACTTCTGCATCTTGTGTCGAGCAAAGAATTAATATGATTAGAAACAACAGAAAATATATTTAA
- a CDS encoding glycoside hydrolase family 130 protein, with the protein MTTKIIGKSIPNMPWQDKPKNEEGVMWRHSKNPIIGWNPFPAAARVYNSAVVPFQGSFIGVFRCDYKNGRPHLHVGYSDDALNWRFEDKPIEWVDTDGNYFQPSYAYDPRVVKIEDTYYITWCTDDHGATLGVGITKDFKTFTRLENACVPFNRNGVLFPRKINGQFVMLNRPSDSGHTPFGDVFLSHSNDMEYWGKHRHVMGKGGNGWWQGTKIGAGPIPIETSEGWLMIYHGVSGTCNGYVYSFGAALLDINEPWKVLYRTRDYILTPEKEYETTGFVPNVAFPCAALADSETGRIAVYYGAADTYSAVAYTTIEDIMTELKTKSEVF; encoded by the coding sequence ATGACAACAAAAATTATCGGTAAATCGATACCCAATATGCCTTGGCAAGATAAGCCAAAGAATGAAGAAGGAGTTATGTGGCGCCACTCAAAGAATCCTATTATAGGCTGGAATCCGTTTCCTGCAGCCGCACGAGTCTATAACTCTGCTGTAGTACCATTTCAAGGCTCGTTCATTGGTGTGTTCCGTTGTGACTATAAAAATGGACGTCCACATCTTCACGTAGGGTATTCAGATGATGCACTAAATTGGCGCTTTGAAGATAAGCCAATTGAGTGGGTTGATACCGACGGTAACTATTTTCAACCAAGTTATGCTTATGACCCACGGGTAGTGAAGATTGAAGATACCTATTATATAACGTGGTGTACAGATGACCATGGAGCCACTCTTGGAGTGGGTATTACAAAAGACTTTAAAACATTTACTCGTCTTGAAAATGCGTGTGTTCCATTTAACCGTAATGGCGTGCTATTCCCTCGTAAGATTAATGGTCAGTTCGTAATGTTGAATCGCCCTTCTGACTCGGGGCACACGCCATTTGGTGACGTGTTCCTTAGTCATTCTAACGATATGGAGTATTGGGGTAAACATCGTCATGTCATGGGTAAAGGTGGCAATGGTTGGTGGCAAGGAACCAAAATTGGTGCTGGTCCAATTCCAATTGAGACTTCTGAAGGTTGGCTCATGATCTATCACGGCGTTTCAGGTACATGTAATGGTTATGTATATAGTTTTGGTGCAGCCTTATTAGATATAAATGAGCCATGGAAAGTACTTTACCGAACTCGTGACTACATTTTGACTCCTGAGAAAGAATATGAAACGACGGGTTTTGTACCTAATGTCGCTTTCCCATGTGCTGCGCTTGCTGATTCCGAAACTGGACGAATTGCAGTGTACTACGGAGCAGCGGATACGTATTCTGCTGTAGCTTATACAACGATTGAAGACATTATGACCGAGCTCAAAACGAAGTCAGAGGTTTTTTAA
- a CDS encoding phosphohexomutase domain-containing protein has translation MERSIEAFKAYDIRGRLPDELNEDIAYRIGRAYAQYLKPKRVAIGYDIRLSSEALAAALSRGVIDGGAKVYDLGLVGTEEVYFATSHLNLDGGIMVTASHNPKEYNGMKLVREQSKPISGDSGLNEIKNLVARESYKASEDDSLYTQKSQRYDISPDYTKHLLGYLDKKSLAPLRIVVNAGNGAAGHMLDALEPHLPFELIKVNHNPDGNFPNGIPNPLLPENRQATMDAVIANNADFGVAWDGDVDRCFLFDETGEFIEGYYIVGMLAEAFLNKQPGAKIIHDPRLTWNTIDIANRIGGKAIQSKTGHAFIKERMRQEDAVYGGEMSAHHYFRDFAYCDSGMLPWLLIAELISIRSLSLSQFVMTAQANYPISGEINRKVVNAEAAVKRVWDSYIEIAAVTDITDGISMEFGEWRFNLRSSNTEPVVRLNVEAKRDPKLVAEQTEIILKLLEE, from the coding sequence ATGGAAAGGTCAATTGAAGCGTTTAAAGCTTACGATATTAGAGGACGATTACCCGACGAGCTGAATGAGGATATTGCTTATCGGATAGGCAGAGCTTACGCGCAGTATTTGAAACCAAAAAGAGTTGCTATAGGTTATGACATACGTTTGAGTAGTGAAGCGCTGGCAGCTGCATTAAGTCGAGGTGTTATTGATGGTGGCGCAAAGGTATATGATTTAGGATTAGTAGGAACGGAAGAAGTATATTTTGCAACAAGTCATCTAAACTTAGATGGCGGTATTATGGTTACTGCTAGCCACAACCCAAAAGAATATAATGGGATGAAGCTTGTTAGAGAGCAATCTAAGCCAATTAGTGGCGATTCTGGATTAAATGAGATTAAAAATTTAGTGGCAAGAGAATCGTATAAAGCCTCTGAGGATGATTCTTTATATACACAGAAATCGCAACGTTACGATATCTCGCCGGATTATACAAAACACTTGTTAGGCTATTTGGACAAAAAATCTTTGGCACCACTGCGAATTGTCGTCAATGCTGGCAATGGTGCTGCTGGACATATGTTGGATGCACTAGAGCCTCATCTACCTTTTGAACTAATAAAAGTGAATCACAATCCAGATGGTAACTTCCCAAATGGCATCCCTAACCCATTACTACCAGAAAATAGACAAGCAACAATGGATGCTGTGATTGCTAACAATGCTGATTTTGGCGTGGCATGGGATGGAGACGTAGACCGCTGTTTTTTATTTGATGAGACCGGTGAGTTTATTGAAGGTTATTACATAGTAGGTATGTTAGCGGAAGCCTTCTTGAATAAGCAGCCAGGAGCGAAAATCATTCATGATCCTAGACTTACTTGGAATACGATTGATATAGCAAATCGTATTGGTGGAAAAGCAATTCAGAGTAAAACTGGACACGCATTTATCAAAGAGCGTATGCGTCAAGAAGATGCTGTTTACGGTGGAGAAATGAGTGCTCACCACTATTTTAGAGATTTTGCGTACTGTGATTCAGGTATGTTGCCTTGGTTACTTATTGCAGAACTAATTTCAATTAGAAGTCTCAGCCTTTCTCAGTTCGTTATGACGGCACAAGCTAACTATCCAATTTCTGGTGAAATAAATCGTAAAGTAGTGAATGCAGAGGCAGCAGTTAAGCGAGTTTGGGATAGCTATATTGAAATAGCAGCTGTGACTGATATTACGGATGGGATAAGCATGGAATTTGGGGAATGGCGATTCAATTTGCGTTCGTCCAATACAGAACCGGTCGTTCGACTAAATGTGGAAGCAAAGAGAGATCCAAAACTTGTTGCTGAACAGACAGAAATTATTTTGAAATTGTTAGAAGAGTAG
- a CDS encoding LacI family DNA-binding transcriptional regulator yields MAKATLKTLAEYTGLSVTTVSRALKNGDDVKQPTKDKVKAAADKLGYRPNLSGLGLRTGINYNICAILPVTKPGDMVGDVGILGLIEGLTAGLENTPYNLTVLPLVPGQDPLEPVKYAVENNLAGGVIFNLTQTKDERVTYLNENNIPFVSFGQTEMSLEHPYVDIDNYDIGYRAANYLYERKRKDIRLISSSRIYTYSWHKYYGVKRASMENGGCFEKDKDIIFDTDVVNYREYAKELMAGSNAPDGIICGSEISACGIVAGVQDAGKVIGRDVDIITIETCDLPSFFVPPIPGFRQDLHSIGRKLSKFIVMNIERDGLDPSETQYIEKTTLYNR; encoded by the coding sequence AAGCGACTTTAAAAACACTTGCTGAATATACAGGGCTCTCAGTTACTACTGTATCACGAGCGCTAAAAAATGGTGACGATGTAAAACAGCCCACTAAGGATAAGGTAAAGGCAGCGGCTGATAAGCTAGGCTATAGACCGAACTTGTCAGGTCTAGGTCTTAGAACAGGGATTAACTACAATATCTGCGCGATATTGCCAGTAACAAAACCTGGAGATATGGTCGGCGATGTAGGTATATTGGGGCTAATAGAAGGGCTCACTGCTGGTCTAGAAAACACACCATATAACTTGACCGTTCTTCCTTTGGTACCAGGACAAGATCCACTTGAACCTGTTAAATATGCGGTTGAAAATAACCTGGCTGGTGGAGTTATATTCAATCTAACTCAAACTAAAGATGAACGTGTAACTTATCTCAATGAGAACAACATTCCGTTTGTTAGCTTCGGCCAAACTGAGATGAGCCTAGAACATCCGTACGTAGATATAGATAACTATGATATCGGGTACCGAGCCGCTAATTATCTTTATGAGCGAAAACGAAAAGATATTCGACTGATTAGCTCTTCAAGAATTTATACTTATTCATGGCATAAGTACTACGGAGTTAAAAGGGCATCCATGGAAAATGGAGGTTGTTTTGAAAAAGATAAGGATATTATTTTTGACACAGATGTTGTTAATTATAGAGAGTATGCGAAGGAGTTAATGGCAGGAAGTAATGCGCCGGACGGTATTATATGTGGCTCTGAAATTTCGGCATGCGGGATCGTGGCTGGTGTTCAAGATGCCGGGAAAGTTATCGGTAGAGATGTAGATATAATTACTATTGAAACTTGTGATCTCCCAAGCTTCTTTGTACCTCCTATACCTGGATTTAGGCAAGACCTACACAGTATCGGCAGAAAGCTCTCTAAATTTATCGTTATGAATATAGAACGGGACGGACTAGATCCATCAGAAACCCAATATATTGAAAAAACAACGCTCTATAATCGATAG